TATGTAGTTTTATTATTAGgcaagttctaatttaaaatcgAATTGGGCCTATACTTAGACCTATATCTGGCTTATTTCGTTAAAGTTATAATGGACAATACAATTATGAAGAAAACATTCTCCAAGTATTTCTGTCTCGTCAAGCGACCTAGTACCTTCTCAACGAATACAGGCAGAGGCATCTTGCCTGGCTCCAGATATccgaaacaaattataattatagaTCATCAGGAAAGTGATTTCTGGCACGATCTCGGAAACAATGACGTCAGTCTTTTGACACCGTATTGAATCACAGGTTCTAATTTTGTTTTGCTTGTTTACCACGGAATCATATTTTTCGTCAAGTATAAGTAGCGATTGTGGTTTAAGaaggacgttaaataaagaatgatTCCTTACCGGCTTAAGGTACTTTGCTGTTTTTAATAAGATTTTCtcaatcattcatagttttctcttCTTGCAGTGGGAATCTTATTGTCATAATTAGGGACCGTATGCAGGCccagtcagtttctgtcagatgcgtttccaattcactgtgggctaaagcaaggagatgcactatcacctttactttttaactttgctctagagtatgccattaggaaagtccaggataacagagaggatttggaattgaacgggttacatcagctgcttgtctatgcggatgacgtgaatatgttaggagaaaatccacaaacgattagagaaaacacgggaattttactggaagcaagtaaagcgataggtttggaagtaaatcccaaaaagacaaagtacgcctatatgattatgtctcgtgacgagaatattgtaggaaatggaaatataaaaattggaaatttatcctttgaagaagtggaaaaattcaaatacctggaagcaacagtaacaaatataaatgatactcgggaggaaattaaacacagaataaatatgggaaatgcgtgttattattcggttgagaagtttttatcatccagtctgctgtcaaaatatctgaaagttagaattcataaaacagttatattaccggttgttctttatggttgtgaaacttggactctcactttgagagaggaacataggttaagggtgtttaagaataacgtgcttaggaaaatatttagggctaaaagggatgaatttcaggagaatggagaaagttacacaacgcagaactgcacgcattgtattcttcacctgacataattaggaacattaaatccagacgtttgagatgggcagggcatgtagcacgtatgggcgaatccagaaatgcatatagagtgttagttgggaggccagagggaaggccgagacgtagatgggaagataatattaaaatggatttgagggaggtgggatatgatgacagagactggattgatcttgctcagaatagggactaatggcgggcttatgtgagggcggcaatgaaccttcgggtttgttaaaagccagtaagtaagtaagtatgcaggCCCATAGTGTATGGAAGTAAGGTTAGTTgtacagcgtcgataaataatcgagtaaaaaaaaaaggtataaatTGGCGAGCATTGACATGAAATAGAGAAGCCTGGCAGAAACTTCAAAGGAAGGCTGTTGCCCAAAGAGGGCGGTTGTGcctctgattttattattattattattattattattattattattattattattatcagttgtaCTGTGTTATTGAACTATTACAGAGAAAATACCTCTAGGTACGTTACTTTAGTTACGCAGGAAAATCGGCACAAGTATTGAGCTAGCTAGTCGAAGATCAAATACATTTCACGACAACTTGTGATGTCAGAACGGCAACTGGGCGAAAATTATCTATCGAGGCAACGACCTTCACTCGCTTTCTTACGACATCCAAATTCTAGTAAAGAGCAAATTTAACATGTACGGTAATCGAAATCTCATAATCTAGAAAACATTCTTCACTTCGTAAAAGAACACTATTCTGTTGTGCTGTGTAGGATAAATGAATCCTTTAgggggagaatcgggtagtatcggacagtgagtttctttcatctaccacacgatgatagtacctgattgacatggttacgtttctgtgatgtcgcatagagaaacgtaaccatgtcattcaggtactaccgtatggtggtagatgaaagaaacgcactgtccgatattacccgatgtccgatactacccgactctcccctatacttgtTCAGAAATGGAACTCATTTATTGCACCTTTGTAGAACAATCTCTGGAAATAGAATTCGATttgtattattgcattatattgcgttgtgaatcttcttcttcttcttcttcttcttcttcttcttcttcttcttcttcttcttcttcttcttcttccaatgTAATCTTGTTGCCTGTGCGTCTATTTGCAATTGGATATTTGTCCCTAGTTATTTTTACTATTGCCATTTGTCTTTCGGCTTAGTTGTGAATAAAATACGAACGAATTATTGAAAGAAtggatgtgtatgtatgtatgtatgtatgtatgtatgtatgtatgtatgtatgtatgtatgtatgtatgtatgtatgtatgtataatatacgTTGTTggcgattttatttatttatttgtttatttatttattcatttattcatttatttattcatttatttatttattcactcatttatttatttattcacttatttattcatttatttatttatttactagccgtgcccgtgcgctccgctgcacccgttagaaataaatataaagtaattaaataattaaaataggacgtttgatccagggaacattcgtgtttgatagaaggataaatcgtttaatatgttacttaatttaaattgtatttatataattaaaatgcgatcattttggtccagagagcactcatttggtgcaatgacaattcctttaacatgtttcttatttgttattacatgcaaccatagtttaatgaagattgacgtataatttagttttaatgcgtaaactttatattacttgctatatgtttccattgaattatggtaataacttaattttaaccattgttttctacgtattcagtaaatggcgcttggcccactatggttctgaacccttcaaataacttaaatagtgatacagcatatataatgatatgtgattatatttctttctttcgaaaatgtaagaattcacgatctcctatgtaccattgccatggaatgaataaatgtgttttttcttcgtacttaaatttttatattttgcacataggagttactgcaggaacaacaacgctataatctgaggcggcggcaaaaatgtattgtattgttattttaaaagtcttgtatatccttaaatattagtcttatcaaaatttgcatggaataaaacttatcggaaataatttttaaagaaacttttttttatgtaacatttttcacagaaagcaataataagcgagatatttcgatttatttaattcaggctcctttaagtaaagtattttgaatgccatatagcctaatttatttaattcaggcctctttaagtaaagtattttgaatgccatatagcctaaaatctaagttacaacgaacttaatttatatttcaattttcatcgaaatccgttcagccattatcgcgtgaaagggtaacaaacgttcagacagacagagagacagacagacatacaaataaaaatgaaaataaaagcgattttcggtctcatgatgaataattatacatgttaacaccaattatgtatggaaaatcgaaaattaccagaaaaattttggctacagatttattattagtatagattaattaattaattaattaattcattcattcgttcattcattttccAATGAATAGCTGAACTCAAAGTACCTGCCTTAGTTAACCTGTTGCATagtgttttcaaaataatatccTTGTAAAAAGTTAGCCAAACTGCAAACAATGAAGCTTGTGAAAACTTCTTGAGGCTAAGGAGTGGCAACCAAGGCAGTTTTACCACAAAATGTCACATAGATTAggacagaaaacaagttcaaGAGAAAATCCATCAGATTGAAACTGCAAAAGGAAAGAGGTCAATCCCCCAAGTGCGACCTTCAGCTGGGCACGATGTCCGCTAAGTGCGGTTACACCTCTGTTATTATTTGACATAAAAACCGACATTTATGTGCAAACCTACCAGTAATATCGGGCGTGGAGAATGGCCAGTCGAGCAGCACATTCTGTccacaatacataggcctacatggcgCTATAAGAAGCAAAGTAATTAATATTGTCATGCTCACAGTTTCAGACTTTGCTGTGTAGAGAATAAATCTGAAACAGAGCGAGGTGGTTCAGTGGTAACGCACTACACTCGCTTTCGGaagatcccgggttcaaatcctgttgccGGGCAATCTGAATGAAGTTTTTCATGGTTTTGCTCAGTCACAAATGCAAATGTCGGCATGAAAATTTGCATACCATGCTTCATCACTGCCTTAATCACCACTTGATCACCATTATcttaatcattaataaaattgaaatcagtTTAAATGTAAACAAGGTAAAGTCATATATAATATGCGATAATAGAAACAATCACTGCAATAGTGTACTGCCTATTGATGTACCCAAACATCCTACACAGGCATTTATATCCTCTCTCTGTACAATCTTCCAAAACAAGACTAAACAACAAATACACTAGTAAAAACAGAAAGTTTCACTCTTCAAGATACctagtaatctaattttgtactaTTTCATCAGACGAAGTTAATCTCCAAAAACACTTGTTCATAATTCTATTATCCTCATGACGGTACAATTGTAGTTGTAATTATTAACCTAAGACATTAGTTTCACTGGgttagttgtttttttttgtaaggagtgcaaaggctaattgggatgtcccggtctctgatcgggtcaaaaactctgatagaactgatactccctctgttccaaaatatggtatagaaaaatgtcatttattccgttccgaaatatggtatacatttgttaaagttctcagcaATATATTGTAACTTTAGTCCATCTTGTAGATACTTATTTGTATGagaaattaacataagaaaaactaataaataaagtacatttcattctatgtgaaattaatgaaggaaaaaaacaagcattgttttgagagagacaaattaacataaaaactgcaataaattacaacccgtttttgtACGACTATTGTGGCTTAGATGTCCTGTTCAAAGTTGAttgggttggtgttacattttctgcaacaggaacaccacagcaggtgcccatttgctttctgtccataatgaactatttaaaatattatagtttggtgaaatacagaagactagaaacattcacaactgcactgtctgatagtcccttcaatactgaacagaataccacgcagcgaaacatttcgtgcgctcATGCGCAACAATTaaacttgttttctttgttactataccatattttggaacggagggagtagaATTCTTCTTATTGTTGAACTTTATTCTGTAAAGACTGctgttcaatattttattattcccTGAGAAGAAGCTTTTCAGATGTAAATTACTTTGAGAGACGTTAATTTGCTGTGTTATAGTCTATATAGGATACTTACCGTGTTGTGTACGAAAATACTTTCAGTAACGCGATGTCACTGGTTCTGTCTTAAGACCTATATCTGATAATATTAAACCAATAAGAAGAATTAACTTGGAGACAGTTTTCTCTCCACGTGTAGTAATACTGTTCATGTATcctctttttttataatttgacTAACAATAAAGTATTAAAGAACAAATAAGATAATTGTATATTTGAAAATATCATCTACTCATAATCATTACACGAAAGATAAATTCAAGCAGGCATATCGTTCGTCAGAATCAGTCAATGGCAGCACTTTGACCtggtgaaaaatgttaaatagttCGTGAGGTATTATTCAGTAAAGTCTTTTATTAACAAAATCAGAGTTTTTCTTTTATAACACTACTGACGAAGGATACAATACGCTTTTGTGGTCATCGGATGATGTGTTTGTCATTGCTTCGTCAACTATCCGAATACAGGTTTGAACCCCAttagtgacaacaataaggcaggccgcataaggcaactaagccaggagatgagGTAGAGTGGCCAATTTCTTCCCgcctccattgcataaatcgctGACATtaactaatcaaacttcagaagaTGGCTATTATAAATGTAAAACATGTACAGCGATGCCAAATTATACAAGATAGCCGAATTTTTGGTTGCGAAAGCTGCTGTCTGCCTTTTTTTTTAGCGtgcttgtattttttttactacTTTCGCCAGGTCAGACGTGAGACTGGCAGAGGAATAGTCTTGAGTTGAAGATCCGTTAATTTATTcgttttatatattcatatattgatattatgtttgtatattttcatttatttctgtaacTTATTCGTAGTCATACAAGACAGTAATGAAGGAAGGATTTTAATGCAGTGCCTTTCTGTGAACGatactatttcaacattattttgtcGGAAATCATTAAACTTTTTATGATTACTGTTAAGTAGTTATAGCTACTAGACCTAAGCCAAATTGATGGCACATCCATATTCGCCTCTATGATGAAGTCAACTCGAAAGCAATCGCTGCCTCTTAACACAGCTATTTCTCCGAACAGAAGAAAACTGTGACTATTGAGTGGTTGAAAGTTCAATGTTATACGCATTAGAAACGTGTCTTAGAATGTACATGCGAGATATGAATAATGATGTTGAGGTATCTGTTTGCAATAGATCATTGCATTGTGCAAAGTGACAATGGTTATTTTCCTTTGTTATTTTCGACataatatacagggttattcataaAGTTCTCCCCCGGTTTATGCAGGtaattcctgaggttatttggaaccaaaaatgtaaataaattaatgagatcaCATCCATAATTACGCAGTTACGGTTATTTGAAAacggcaaaaaaaaaacttttatttcaggatttcactaacaaatattcaaaaaaataataattaaaatacaaacaatttagTGTTTATGTACTAGTCTCTTTCATTCGGAttggatttaaatcacatttcCGAAAAATACCTCCCTGAATCTCAAGGCAACGGTCCGCACGGGTGTGAACCTCACGTGTAGCATTTCGTAGATTCACACGTTTGTTCCTTATCGTTGCCGCGGTATCCAGAATGTGTTGAAAGCAACTCTTCGCATGTTTATACCTTAACCTGATACACGATGTCTTTCACCCACCTTCAGATGCACGTGCAAGTagttatggcaacaaacatgcctagcgctccattcactatgacgcgtttcgaaaatgtgttgtaactccgtaattatgtatatgatcccattaatttatttaaattttttgttccaaataacctctggaatcacctccataaaccgggggagaTCTCCGTGAATCAACCTGTGTAAAGATGTTCGTAGGTTACGGCTATTGTTCAAAACGTTGAAAGTATGAAAGTAAAAGGAAGGTGAACTCAAAATTGGGAGCTCTCCATTATCAGTTTTATGTCTAGACACTGAACTACCACTGTGATTTGATGgatgtccatccatccatatggCGCTACAGCCTCTACTGGGCCTTGGCCTCCTTTAGAAGTCGCCTCTATTCTTCTCTGTCTCCAGCCTGATGTCTCCATCCCCGTACTCCCAACAGTTCTCTTGTGTCCTTTTGGACTGCATCCTCCCATCTTGCTTTTGATCGGCTTACTGATCTGGTGTTATAAAATTTCCCATTTATTATCTTCCTGGTATTCTTCCTTCATCTATTCTTACAACATGACTTGCCCATCTTATTCTTCTGATTTTTATGTCATCGACTATatttatgtccctgtacaaatcgtATAGTTCCTTGTTGTATTTTAGATGCCAGCGTCCATTATCTAGTATTGGTCCATAAATCCTTCTCAGGACTTTCCTTTCGAATGCATTGAGTGTTTCTTCCAATGTTTGCGTCAATGTCCAAGTATCACATCCATAATATAGAACGGttttttttaaggtttttataaaactgtattttattatttctgtggATATTTTTACATCTAAATATAGTTTGGAGCGAATAATATGCTCTGTTTGCTGATAATATTCTGGCTTTTATTTCCTCTGTTTCGTcattagtattaattaattattgttccaAGGTATTTGAAACTTTGACAGTTTCTATATCATGATCGTTAGTATTTCTgcattatttgtttttttgttctgTATCATTGCTTTTGTTTTCTCTATGTTTATTTCTAGTcctatttcttctgcttttgtttttaattcttcaTAAACCTCTGATACTGCTAATTTAGTTCTCCCCATGATGTTGATATCATCCGCATAGCCAAACTACCTGTACTGACTTGTAAAATATTGTGGAGTTAACTTGTACTTGTAATTGTCGAATTACATACTCCAATGCAATATTAAAAAGTGTGGGTGCTAATGCATCCCCTTGTTTCAACCCATTTTGCACTGCAAAACCGTCTGTAAGGCTTGGTCCAATTTTAATatgatataaggaatcttccattgTTATCTTCGTTAATCTAATCAATTTCCTTGGGATGTCGAATGATTCCATAATACTGAagtgtttattcctatttatgaTGTCATAAGTCTTGTGGAAATCTACAAATATTTGATAAGATTTGatggttgtaggcctatattaaatgagGGAAGGCGACCGAAGCTTTAGCTGCCAGTAGCTGAAGAACATTTTAAGTTTTGTGCAATATAATTTGTCTTGGGCATAACATCATTAACTTCCACAAAAAATACTCATCAAAATGCATAACTCCAAAGGTTATTCCCCTTGTGAATGGGCAGACATGTAAATATCTACACAAGTTACACACATGAagttaattttaataactttattttttatgtctgtaCATGATGAGCggtaataaataagcaaaaacgatACATACGAGTTATAAAGTATACTTAAAACTAGTGACTAAATTATATGTATGTAGGGATTAGCCGAGGATGGCTTTTGTGTGAAAAGGGGCAGCATATGCAGCGGGGGCAGCATATGCAGCGGGAGCAGCATAAGCGTGAGTTGCGTAGGCGGGAGCGGCATAAGCTGCAGGGGCAGCGACAGCTACAGGAGCAGCGACCTTGGCAACGGGAGCGGTAAGAGGAGTCTTGTGCACGACGGCGTTGAATCCGTTGACGGGATCAGCGGTGTACTCGACAGTGCGCACAGTGCCGTCGGGCTCCACCAGGCTGTAGGCACCCTGGACGACGTCTCCATCACGGCTCTCCTGCTGGCTCTTGGAGTCACCGGTCAGAGCGTCCTGGATGTCGTAGGAATAGCTGTACTGGGGATGGGGGTCGTAGTCGGTGTCCACAGCGGCGACCTTGGCGACAGCAGGGGCGGCATAGGCGAGAGGGGCTGCGTGGGCATAGGCTGGAGCGGCATAGCCGAGAGGTGCCGCGTGAGAGACGACGGCAGGAGCACCGATGATACCCGCACGAGCAACGGCTACAAGACCGGCGAGAAGGATGAGCTGTAAAGTGAAACAATACATATCATGATGGTTAATCCCTGAATTATAGACACTTATCTCTGAAatcttactttaataataatccgtggcactacagcccgtgaagggaccaaaccgaccagccggctgctggcctcacgcccacatgccgaagcagaggtggacgaccatccaaccagaatggaggtatcgtgtggttagcacgatgatcccccagccgttatagctggctttcgcaaccgcatttcgctacctatcgtagctccccaaatgcatcacgatgctgggttgacaccggtcccatacactggccgaaatttcatgagaaaatttcttcccccccatgaggactcgaatcagcgcgcattccgtaacgcgagtcctaggcaggatgccttagacagcgacgccacggtgcgggacgaAATCTTactttatctagagaaaatcagaactctagtgggatttagttgactgttacacgattggaagaaagtgtataaagattagaagaa
The window above is part of the Periplaneta americana isolate PAMFEO1 chromosome 11, P.americana_PAMFEO1_priV1, whole genome shotgun sequence genome. Proteins encoded here:
- the LOC138709403 gene encoding larval cuticle protein A3A-like, with the translated sequence MASKLILLAGLVAVARAGIIGAPAVVSHAAPLGYAAPAYAHAAPLAYAAPAVAKVAAVDTDYDPHPQYSYSYDIQDALTGDSKSQQESRDGDVVQGAYSLVEPDGTVRTVEYTADPVNGFNAVVHKTPLTAPVAKVAAPVAVAAPAAYAAPAYATHAYAAPAAYAAPAAYAAPFHTKAILG